One stretch of Streptomyces sp. A2-16 DNA includes these proteins:
- the purS gene encoding phosphoribosylformylglycinamidine synthase subunit PurS has product MARVVVDVMLKPEILDPQGQAVQRALPRLGFEGISDVRQGKRFELEVDGPVDEAALARIHDLAESFLANTVIEDFTVKVEEVAEAAK; this is encoded by the coding sequence GTGGCACGCGTCGTAGTCGACGTCATGCTCAAGCCGGAGATCCTCGACCCCCAGGGCCAGGCGGTCCAGCGCGCACTGCCGCGACTGGGTTTCGAAGGCATCTCCGACGTACGTCAGGGAAAGCGATTCGAACTGGAAGTTGACGGACCGGTCGACGAGGCCGCGCTCGCCCGCATCCACGATCTTGCGGAATCCTTCCTCGCCAACACCGTGATCGAGGACTTCACCGTCAAGGTGGAGGAAGTCGCGGAGGCCGCGAAGTGA
- a CDS encoding Lsr2 family protein: MAQKVVVTLFDDIDGSEAAETIAFGLDGKSYEIDLNQSNAKKLRKALEPYVEAGRKRSRSGKAYKQTEVAPDPAAVRAWAQANKMDVPARGRIPKKVYEAFAEAQ, encoded by the coding sequence GTGGCGCAGAAGGTCGTGGTCACTCTCTTTGACGACATCGACGGCTCGGAAGCAGCGGAAACGATCGCCTTCGGGCTCGACGGCAAGTCGTACGAGATCGACCTGAATCAATCCAATGCCAAGAAACTGCGTAAGGCGCTCGAGCCCTACGTGGAGGCCGGCCGCAAGCGGTCCAGGTCGGGCAAGGCGTACAAGCAGACCGAGGTCGCTCCCGACCCGGCGGCGGTGCGGGCCTGGGCCCAGGCCAACAAGATGGACGTCCCCGCCCGCGGACGGATCCCCAAGAAGGTCTACGAGGCGTTCGCCGAGGCGCAGTAG
- a CDS encoding ABC transporter ATP-binding protein has protein sequence MNIDEREHVIEVTDLRRVYGGGFEAVRGISFSVARGEVFALLGTNGAGKTSTVELLEGLARPTEGRIRVLGHDPYAERAVVRPRTGVMLQEGGFPSELTVGETARMWAGCVSGARPPLEVLELVGLARRTDVRVKQLSGGERRRLDLALALLGDPEVLFLDEPTTGLDAEGRRDTWELVRALRERGTTVLLTTHYLEEAEDLADRLAILHEGRVAVTGTPDEVTAAQPSRISFELPEGYFVGDLPPLGELGICGHEVAGRVVRLRTHQLQRAATGLLIWAERAGVELRRLDVRSASLEEAFLGIAAREEVAA, from the coding sequence ATGAACATCGACGAACGCGAACACGTGATTGAGGTCACCGACCTCCGGCGTGTGTACGGGGGCGGGTTCGAGGCCGTGCGCGGGATCAGCTTCTCCGTGGCACGCGGAGAGGTCTTCGCCCTGCTCGGCACCAACGGCGCCGGCAAGACATCCACCGTCGAACTCCTCGAGGGGCTCGCCCGGCCGACCGAGGGCCGCATCCGTGTCCTCGGACACGATCCGTACGCCGAGCGCGCCGTCGTGCGCCCGCGGACCGGGGTGATGCTCCAGGAGGGCGGCTTCCCTTCCGAGCTGACCGTGGGCGAGACCGCGCGGATGTGGGCCGGCTGCGTCAGCGGGGCCCGGCCGCCCCTGGAGGTGCTGGAACTCGTCGGGCTCGCCCGGCGGACCGACGTACGGGTCAAGCAGCTGTCCGGAGGCGAGCGGCGACGGCTCGACCTGGCGCTCGCACTGCTCGGCGACCCCGAGGTGCTCTTCCTCGACGAGCCGACGACCGGGCTCGACGCCGAAGGACGCCGGGACACCTGGGAGTTGGTGCGGGCACTGCGGGAGCGCGGGACGACCGTGCTGCTCACCACGCACTACCTGGAGGAGGCCGAGGATCTCGCCGACCGGCTGGCGATCCTGCACGAGGGGCGGGTCGCGGTCACGGGGACACCGGACGAGGTGACCGCCGCGCAGCCGTCGCGGATCTCGTTCGAGCTTCCGGAGGGCTACTTCGTGGGGGATCTGCCGCCGCTCGGGGAGCTCGGGATCTGTGGGCACGAGGTCGCCGGGAGGGTCGTACGGCTGCGGACGCATCAGCTGCAGCGGGCGGCCACCGGGCTGCTGATCTGGGCCGAGCGGGCCGGGGTCGAGCTGCGGCGGCTCGATGTGCGCTCGGCCTCGCTGGAGGAGGCGTTCCTCGGGATCGCGGCGCGCGAGGAGGTCGCGGCATGA
- a CDS encoding ABC transporter permease, with protein MSTLTTPAGRLGSLARAEFTLLGRSKATLLTAVLIPLVLPFSLQTFVDGMEVDEVGLSVGLVLLPAAIGFALLFGVYSALVGIYTTRREELVLKRLRSGELRDVEILCGTALPVGATGIVQSLVLVAGSTVLLDLPAPHAPHLAVLGLLLGLVMCAALAAVTAAVTRTVESAQVTTLPFVLISMTLSGVTVPLELLPDRFASMCELLPLSPVITLVRGGWTGALSTYEALGALATALAWTVLAVFAVGRWFRWEPRR; from the coding sequence ATGAGCACCCTCACCACTCCCGCCGGACGGCTGGGCTCCCTCGCCCGGGCCGAGTTCACGCTGCTCGGGCGCAGCAAGGCCACGCTCCTCACGGCCGTTCTGATACCGCTCGTGCTGCCCTTCAGCCTGCAGACCTTCGTGGACGGCATGGAGGTCGACGAGGTCGGGCTGAGCGTCGGTCTGGTGCTGCTGCCTGCCGCGATCGGTTTCGCCCTGCTGTTCGGCGTCTACAGCGCCCTCGTCGGGATCTACACCACCCGGCGCGAGGAACTCGTGCTGAAGCGGCTGCGCAGCGGGGAGCTGCGGGACGTCGAGATCCTGTGCGGGACCGCGCTGCCGGTCGGCGCGACCGGGATCGTGCAGTCCCTGGTGCTGGTGGCGGGAAGCACGGTCCTGCTCGACCTGCCCGCGCCGCACGCGCCCCATCTCGCGGTCCTGGGACTGCTGTTGGGGCTGGTCATGTGCGCGGCCCTCGCGGCCGTGACGGCCGCCGTGACCCGGACCGTGGAGAGCGCCCAGGTCACCACGTTGCCGTTCGTACTGATCTCGATGACCCTCTCGGGCGTCACCGTGCCCCTGGAGCTGCTGCCCGACCGGTTCGCGTCGATGTGCGAGCTGCTGCCGCTCTCCCCCGTGATCACCCTGGTCCGCGGCGGCTGGACGGGCGCCCTGTCGACGTACGAGGCACTGGGCGCCCTCGCGACCGCCCTGGCCTGGACCGTCCTGGCGGTGTTTGCTGTGGGACGGTGGTTCCGGTGGGAGCCGAGGCGCTGA